A stretch of the Streptomyces sp. NBC_01428 genome encodes the following:
- a CDS encoding peptidylprolyl isomerase, with product MVSQEQRRRQLAREKFLRQQQRRTAARRKTHTRNAVIASVVGVLVAGGALSFATGVFKKDDKKTSAGSEVSPSATPSKASDPCEKPAAGKVKSLSWKKEPAVTIDKSAAYTMKMATTCGDIDIALKASAAPHTVNSFSYLAGKGFFDHTKCHRLTTNGIYVLQCGDPTAQGSGGPGYTIPDENLKDKTLKDGVYPAGTIAMANTGQKHTGGSQYFLVYQDSKLPPSYTPFGTISKSGMTVLKKIAGAGESTGQGDGAPNATVVINKMTVTKS from the coding sequence GTGGTCAGCCAGGAACAGCGGCGGCGTCAGCTCGCCCGGGAGAAGTTCTTGCGACAGCAGCAGCGCCGCACGGCCGCGCGACGCAAGACCCATACACGCAACGCGGTGATCGCGTCGGTCGTCGGCGTGCTCGTCGCCGGCGGTGCGCTGTCGTTCGCGACCGGGGTCTTCAAGAAGGACGACAAGAAGACCAGCGCCGGTTCGGAGGTGTCGCCGAGCGCCACCCCGAGCAAGGCGTCCGACCCGTGCGAGAAGCCGGCGGCGGGCAAGGTGAAGTCGCTCAGCTGGAAGAAGGAGCCGGCGGTCACCATCGACAAGTCCGCGGCCTACACGATGAAGATGGCGACGACCTGTGGCGACATAGACATCGCCCTCAAGGCGTCCGCGGCCCCGCACACGGTGAACTCGTTCTCGTACCTCGCCGGCAAGGGCTTCTTCGACCACACCAAGTGCCACCGGCTCACCACCAACGGCATCTACGTCCTGCAGTGCGGCGACCCGACCGCCCAGGGCTCCGGCGGTCCCGGCTACACGATCCCGGACGAGAACCTGAAGGACAAGACGCTCAAGGACGGGGTGTACCCGGCGGGCACGATCGCCATGGCCAACACCGGCCAGAAGCACACCGGCGGCAGCCAGTACTTCCTCGTCTACCAGGACAGCAAGTTGCCGCCCAGCTACACACCGTTCGGAACTATTTCCAAGTCCGGCATGACGGTCCTCAAGAAGATCGCGGGCGCCGGTGAGAGCACGGGCCAGGGCGACGGCGCCCCCAACGCGACCGTCGTGATCAACAAGATGACCGTGACGAAATCCTGA
- a CDS encoding ATP-binding protein, whose translation MQRSQPARRSAPATSGNLPLELDAFVGRSAELARLAELLETVRLVTVTGVGGVGKSRFAVHAAASADRPGAVHRVDLSAVHDPGLVEYAVLEALGLTDHTAKPPRQVLLGHLADRRLLLVLDGFEHLVEVTASLVAELLRRAPELRVLAVGRRPLDLGGERVFPLAPLAEAEAAELFVDRAAARVPGFTLDEGNRADVLELCRRLDGIPLAVELAAGRLSALSPGQLLARLEDRFRLLTGGGRDALPRHQTLRTAIGWSHELCTPEERLLWSRLSVFAGRFDLEAAEYVCSGDGLHADDVLDVLDALLAQSVLSREETAAGVRYRMLDTVRAYGAEWLEATGDAERLRRRHRDWYMGLATWCELDWFSPRQGEVAARVETELPNLRCALEFSLTEPDDAHLGQYLAGALWFYWVGCGRLSEGRHWLERSVELDGDRDQSRLKALWVLGYVAVLQGDSVPALSALHECREEAERAENAVAIAYAEHRTGCLALVTDDMTRAETLLRSALDRYHEIGELNSNVLMGQVELAMALAFQGDLPGAVKLCEDVRRVCEDHGERWALGYALYVLAYEAQAGGDPGRARDLLRRGLGIAHAFHDLLGAVLAVELLALITVVEGDPAEAALLQGAASRMWPSVGLPLFGSAYYNAPHERCASLARQLLGDERYEACVREGELLGQEAAVARALGGAGTPPLGVVPSPRRLPPDMRKPAVSPTAKGGETTG comes from the coding sequence ATGCAGCGTTCTCAGCCCGCCCGGCGCTCCGCTCCCGCGACATCCGGCAATCTGCCCCTGGAACTCGACGCGTTCGTGGGGCGCTCGGCCGAACTGGCGCGGCTGGCCGAGCTGCTGGAAACGGTCAGGCTGGTCACGGTGACCGGGGTCGGTGGCGTCGGAAAGTCCCGTTTCGCGGTGCACGCGGCGGCGAGCGCGGACCGTCCGGGCGCGGTACACCGCGTGGATCTGTCCGCCGTGCACGATCCGGGACTCGTCGAGTACGCGGTGCTGGAGGCCCTCGGCCTGACGGACCACACCGCGAAGCCGCCGCGGCAGGTGCTGCTCGGCCATCTCGCCGACCGACGCCTCCTGCTCGTCCTGGACGGCTTCGAGCACCTGGTGGAGGTGACCGCCTCGCTGGTGGCCGAGCTGCTGCGCAGGGCGCCGGAACTGCGGGTGCTGGCCGTGGGACGCCGGCCGCTGGATCTCGGGGGCGAGCGGGTCTTCCCGCTGGCCCCGCTGGCCGAGGCGGAGGCGGCGGAGCTGTTCGTGGACCGGGCGGCGGCGCGGGTCCCCGGATTCACGCTGGACGAGGGGAACCGGGCCGACGTCCTGGAGCTGTGCCGTCGCCTGGACGGGATCCCGCTGGCGGTGGAGCTGGCGGCCGGACGCCTCAGCGCCCTCTCCCCCGGTCAGTTGCTCGCGCGGCTGGAGGACCGGTTCCGGCTGCTGACCGGGGGCGGGCGGGACGCACTGCCCCGGCATCAGACGCTGCGGACCGCGATCGGCTGGAGCCATGAGCTGTGCACCCCGGAGGAGCGCCTGCTGTGGTCCCGGCTGTCGGTGTTCGCCGGCCGGTTCGACCTGGAGGCCGCCGAGTACGTGTGCAGCGGGGACGGGCTGCACGCCGACGACGTCCTCGACGTACTGGACGCGCTGCTCGCGCAGTCCGTGCTGTCCCGCGAGGAGACGGCGGCCGGGGTGCGCTACCGGATGCTCGACACGGTCCGGGCGTACGGCGCCGAGTGGCTGGAGGCGACGGGGGACGCGGAGCGGCTGCGCCGCCGGCACCGCGACTGGTACATGGGGCTCGCCACCTGGTGCGAGCTCGACTGGTTCTCCCCGCGCCAGGGCGAGGTCGCGGCGCGGGTCGAGACGGAACTGCCGAATCTGCGCTGCGCGCTGGAGTTCTCGCTGACCGAGCCGGACGACGCCCATCTCGGCCAGTACCTGGCGGGCGCCCTCTGGTTCTACTGGGTGGGCTGCGGCCGGCTCTCCGAGGGCCGGCACTGGCTGGAGCGCAGTGTCGAGCTGGACGGCGACCGGGACCAGTCGCGGCTGAAAGCCCTGTGGGTGCTCGGCTATGTGGCGGTCCTCCAGGGCGACTCGGTGCCCGCGCTGTCGGCGCTCCACGAGTGCCGTGAGGAGGCGGAGCGCGCCGAGAACGCCGTGGCGATCGCGTACGCCGAGCACCGCACCGGCTGTCTGGCCCTGGTGACGGACGACATGACGCGCGCCGAGACGCTGCTGCGCTCGGCCCTCGACCGCTATCACGAGATCGGCGAGCTCAACAGCAATGTGCTGATGGGGCAGGTCGAACTCGCGATGGCGCTCGCCTTCCAGGGCGATCTGCCGGGCGCGGTGAAACTGTGCGAGGACGTCCGCCGGGTCTGCGAGGACCACGGTGAGCGCTGGGCGCTCGGGTACGCGCTCTACGTCCTGGCGTACGAGGCCCAGGCGGGCGGCGATCCCGGGCGCGCCCGGGACCTCCTGCGACGGGGGCTCGGTATCGCGCACGCCTTCCACGATCTGCTCGGCGCCGTCCTCGCGGTCGAGCTGCTCGCGCTGATCACGGTGGTGGAGGGCGATCCGGCCGAGGCCGCGCTGCTCCAGGGGGCGGCGTCGCGGATGTGGCCGTCGGTGGGCCTGCCGCTGTTCGGCTCGGCGTACTACAACGCGCCGCACGAGCGCTGCGCGTCGCTGGCCCGACAGCTGCTGGGCGACGAGCGGTACGAGGCGTGCGTGCGGGAGGGGGAGCTGCTCGGGCAGGAGGCCGCGGTCGCCCGGGCGCTCGGCGGGGCGGGAACGCCGCCGCTCGGGGTGGTGCCGTCGCCGCGCAGACTGCCCCCGGACATGCGAAAGCCCGCCGTCTCCCCCACCGCGAAGGGCGGGGAGACGACGGGCTGA
- a CDS encoding ABC transporter ATP-binding protein, with protein MTTHGEQLAVDVRGLRKQYGDVTAVDGIDLGIRRGEVFGLLGPNGAGKSTTVEILQGNRRRDAGEVSVLGSDPASGTRAWRSRVGIVWQDESAPAELTVNETVRHFARYYPNPRDPEEVIGLVGLEQKAGSRIKSLSGGQRRRLDVALGVIGGPELLLLDEPTTGFDPAARRQFWELIRRLADEGTTILLTTHYLEEAEALADRLAVVARGRVVAEGEPAALRERFGTEATVAWTETDGTARSERTDTPTRTVSELVHRFDGEIPGLRISRPTLEDVYLRLTGQEDAR; from the coding sequence ATGACGACACACGGGGAGCAACTCGCGGTGGACGTACGGGGACTGCGCAAGCAGTACGGGGACGTGACCGCCGTCGACGGCATCGATCTCGGGATCCGGCGGGGTGAGGTGTTCGGCCTGCTCGGGCCGAACGGAGCGGGCAAGAGCACCACGGTGGAGATCCTTCAGGGCAACCGGCGCCGGGACGCGGGCGAGGTGTCGGTGCTGGGCTCGGACCCGGCCTCGGGCACGCGCGCGTGGCGCTCGCGGGTCGGCATCGTCTGGCAGGACGAATCGGCGCCCGCCGAGTTGACGGTGAACGAGACGGTGCGGCATTTCGCCCGGTATTACCCGAATCCACGTGATCCCGAGGAGGTCATCGGGCTCGTCGGTCTGGAGCAGAAGGCGGGCAGCCGGATCAAGTCGCTGTCGGGCGGCCAGCGCAGGCGCCTCGACGTCGCCCTGGGCGTCATCGGCGGCCCCGAACTGCTGCTCCTGGACGAGCCGACCACGGGCTTCGACCCGGCGGCGCGACGGCAGTTCTGGGAGCTGATCCGCAGGCTCGCCGACGAGGGCACGACGATCCTGCTGACCACGCACTACCTGGAGGAGGCGGAGGCCCTCGCCGACCGGCTGGCGGTGGTCGCGCGGGGCAGGGTCGTCGCCGAGGGCGAACCGGCCGCGCTGCGCGAACGCTTCGGCACGGAGGCGACGGTCGCGTGGACCGAGACCGACGGCACGGCGCGCAGCGAGCGCACGGACACGCCCACCAGGACCGTCTCCGAACTCGTCCACCGCTTCGACGGGGAGATCCCGGGGCTCCGGATCAGCCGGCCGACCCTGGAGGACGTCTATCTGCGACTGACCGGCCAGGAGGACGCGCGATGA
- a CDS encoding replication-associated recombination protein A, whose amino-acid sequence MEPDLFTAAAEERQEKDPSSSPLAVRMRPRTLDDVVGQQHLLKPGSPLRRLVAEGGGGPAGPSSVILWGPPGTGKTTLAYVVSKATEKRFVELSAITAGVKEVRAVIDGARRATGGFGKETVLFLDEIHRFSKAQQDSLLPAVENRWVTLIAATTENPYFSVISPLLSRSLLLTLEPLTDDDLRALLRRALGDERGLKGAVGLPEDTEEHLLRIAGGDARRALTALEAAAGAALDKGEPEITLQTLEETVDRAAVTYDRDGDQHYDVASALIKSIRGSDVDAALHYLARMIDAGEDPRFIARRLMISASEDIGLADPNALPTAVAAAQAVAMIGFPEAALTLSHATIALALAPKSNAATTAIGAALEDVRKGHAGPVPTHLRDGHYKGAAKLGHAQGYVYPHDLPEGIAAQQYAPEELKDREYYTPTRHGSEARYADAVEWTRKHLGRGRS is encoded by the coding sequence GTGGAGCCCGACCTGTTCACCGCCGCAGCAGAAGAACGCCAGGAGAAGGACCCGTCCAGCAGTCCCCTGGCGGTGCGGATGCGCCCGCGCACCCTCGACGACGTCGTGGGCCAGCAGCATCTGCTGAAGCCGGGCTCACCCCTGCGCAGACTCGTCGCCGAGGGCGGCGGCGGTCCGGCCGGGCCGTCCTCGGTCATCCTCTGGGGCCCGCCCGGCACCGGAAAGACGACCCTCGCGTACGTCGTCTCCAAAGCCACCGAGAAGCGATTCGTCGAGCTCTCCGCGATCACCGCCGGCGTCAAGGAGGTGCGCGCCGTCATCGACGGCGCCCGCCGGGCCACCGGCGGCTTCGGCAAGGAGACCGTCCTCTTCCTCGACGAGATCCACCGCTTCAGCAAGGCCCAGCAGGACTCCCTGCTGCCGGCCGTCGAGAACCGCTGGGTCACGCTGATCGCCGCCACCACCGAGAACCCCTACTTCTCGGTGATCTCCCCCCTGCTCTCCCGCTCCCTGCTCCTCACCCTGGAGCCGCTCACCGACGACGACCTGCGCGCGCTGCTGCGCCGGGCCCTCGGTGACGAGCGCGGCCTCAAGGGCGCCGTCGGCCTCCCCGAGGACACCGAGGAGCACCTGCTGCGGATCGCCGGCGGAGACGCCCGCCGGGCCCTGACCGCGCTGGAGGCGGCCGCCGGCGCGGCCCTCGACAAGGGCGAGCCGGAGATCACCCTCCAGACCCTGGAGGAGACCGTCGACCGCGCCGCCGTGACGTACGACCGCGACGGCGACCAGCACTACGACGTGGCGAGCGCGCTCATCAAGTCCATCCGCGGCTCCGACGTGGACGCCGCCCTGCACTACCTCGCCCGGATGATCGACGCCGGCGAGGACCCCCGCTTCATCGCCCGCCGCCTGATGATCTCCGCCAGCGAGGACATCGGCCTCGCCGACCCGAACGCGCTGCCCACGGCCGTCGCCGCCGCCCAGGCGGTCGCGATGATCGGCTTCCCCGAGGCCGCGCTCACCCTGAGCCACGCGACGATCGCCCTCGCCCTCGCCCCCAAGTCCAACGCGGCGACGACCGCCATCGGCGCCGCCCTGGAGGACGTCCGCAAGGGCCACGCCGGACCCGTGCCGACCCATCTGCGTGACGGGCACTACAAGGGCGCGGCCAAGCTCGGCCACGCCCAGGGCTACGTGTACCCGCACGACCTGCCCGAAGGCATCGCCGCCCAGCAGTACGCGCCGGAGGAGCTCAAGGACCGGGAGTACTACACCCCGACCCGCCACGGATCCGAGGCGCGCTACGCGGACGCCGTGGAGTGGACAAGGAAGCACCTCGGTCGAGGGCGCTCCTGA
- a CDS encoding DUF349 domain-containing protein: MSSDPWGRVDETGTVYVRTADGEQVVGSWQAGSPDEALAYFERKYEGLVVEIGLLEKRVKTTDLSAKDAQAAIDHIREQVVAHHAVGDLDALKVRLDKLVETVDARREERKVQRAKQSDEARHSKEALVVEAEELAQSDQWRAAGERLRALVDTWKGLPRLDRKSDDELWHRFSHARSAFSKRRKAHFASLDAQREEARKTKEKLVTEAESLSGSTDWGPTAARYRELMADWKAAGRAQREHEDDLWNRFRGAQDVFFAARGSVFAERDAEQTENLKLKEELAEEAEKLVPVQELKAARAAFRSINERWEAIGHVPRDARPKVEGRMHAVERALQESEETEWRRTNPEARARAEGLTGQLQSAVDKLQGQIEAARTAGNTARADKLQKELDGRQALLDQALKGLQEFGG, from the coding sequence GTGAGCAGCGACCCGTGGGGACGCGTCGACGAGACGGGGACCGTGTACGTGCGTACGGCCGACGGCGAGCAGGTCGTCGGTTCCTGGCAGGCCGGCTCCCCCGATGAGGCGCTGGCCTACTTCGAGCGCAAGTACGAAGGCCTGGTTGTCGAGATCGGCCTCCTCGAGAAGCGAGTGAAGACCACCGACCTGTCGGCGAAGGACGCCCAGGCCGCCATCGATCACATCCGCGAGCAGGTGGTGGCCCACCACGCGGTGGGTGACCTGGACGCCCTGAAGGTCCGGCTCGACAAGCTCGTGGAGACGGTCGACGCGCGTCGTGAGGAGCGCAAGGTCCAGCGGGCCAAGCAGTCCGACGAGGCGCGGCACTCCAAGGAGGCGCTGGTCGTCGAGGCCGAGGAGCTGGCGCAGAGCGACCAGTGGCGTGCCGCGGGCGAGCGGCTGCGTGCCCTGGTGGACACGTGGAAGGGGCTGCCCCGGCTCGACCGCAAGTCGGACGACGAGTTGTGGCACCGCTTCTCGCACGCCCGCTCGGCGTTCTCCAAGCGGCGCAAGGCGCACTTCGCCTCGCTGGACGCGCAGCGCGAGGAGGCCCGCAAGACCAAGGAGAAGCTGGTCACGGAGGCCGAGTCGCTGTCCGGTTCCACGGACTGGGGCCCGACGGCCGCCCGTTACCGCGAGCTGATGGCGGACTGGAAGGCGGCGGGCCGCGCTCAGCGCGAGCACGAGGACGACCTGTGGAACCGCTTCCGCGGCGCCCAGGACGTGTTCTTCGCGGCCCGTGGTTCGGTCTTCGCCGAGCGGGACGCGGAGCAGACGGAGAACCTCAAGCTCAAGGAGGAGCTGGCCGAGGAGGCCGAGAAGCTCGTCCCGGTGCAGGAGCTGAAGGCGGCCCGTGCGGCCTTCCGCTCGATCAACGAGCGCTGGGAGGCCATCGGCCATGTGCCGCGGGACGCCCGCCCGAAGGTCGAGGGCCGGATGCACGCGGTGGAGCGGGCTCTCCAGGAGTCCGAGGAGACCGAGTGGCGCCGGACGAACCCGGAGGCACGCGCGCGTGCCGAGGGTCTGACCGGTCAGCTGCAGTCCGCCGTGGACAAGCTCCAGGGCCAGATCGAGGCGGCGCGCACCGCGGGCAACACCGCGAGGGCCGACAAGCTCCAGAAGGAACTCGACGGCCGTCAGGCGCTGCTGGACCAGGCTCTGAAGGGTCTTCAGGAGTTCGGCGGCTGA
- the rpsD gene encoding 30S ribosomal protein S4, which yields MPNQSRPKVKKSRALGIALTPKAVKYFEARPYPPGEHGRGRKQNSDYKVRLLEKQRLRAQYDVSERQLVRAYERAAKTQGKTGEALVIELERRLDALVLRSGIARTIYQARQMVVHGHIEVNGGKVDKPSFRVRPDDVVMVRERSRSKTLFEVSRAGGFAPDGETPRYLQVNLPALAFRLDREPNRKEIPVICDEQLVVEYYAR from the coding sequence ATGCCGAACCAGTCCCGCCCCAAGGTCAAGAAGTCGCGTGCCCTCGGCATCGCGCTGACCCCGAAGGCCGTCAAGTACTTCGAGGCCCGCCCCTACCCGCCGGGCGAGCACGGCCGCGGCCGCAAGCAGAACTCGGACTACAAGGTCCGTCTGCTGGAGAAGCAGCGTCTGCGCGCGCAGTACGACGTGTCCGAGCGCCAGCTCGTCCGCGCCTACGAGCGTGCCGCCAAGACGCAGGGCAAGACCGGTGAGGCCCTGGTCATCGAGCTCGAGCGCCGTCTCGACGCGCTGGTGCTGCGTTCGGGCATCGCCCGCACGATCTACCAGGCCCGCCAGATGGTCGTCCACGGCCACATCGAGGTCAACGGCGGCAAGGTCGACAAGCCGTCGTTCCGTGTCCGTCCCGACGACGTCGTGATGGTCCGCGAGCGCAGCCGCAGCAAGACCCTGTTCGAGGTCTCCCGTGCCGGTGGGTTCGCCCCCGACGGTGAGACCCCGCGCTACCTCCAGGTGAACCTCCCGGCCCTGGCGTTCCGCCTGGACCGCGAGCCGAACCGCAAGGAGATCCCGGTGATCTGCGACGAGCAGCTCGTCGTCGAGTACTACGCCCGCTGA
- a CDS encoding vitamin K epoxide reductase family protein, translating into MSKTTVKDVPTERERTAAPRTAGGSRALALLLVITGAAGLLAAWVITIDKFKLLENPNFVPGCSLNPVVSCGNIMKSDQASAFGFPNPMLGLVAYGMVICVGMSLLARATFPRWYWLTFNFGTLFGVAFCTWLQFQSLYRINSLCLWCSLAWVATITMFWYVTSFNVRNGFLPAPRWAKGFFGEFTWVLPVLHIGIIGMLILTRWWDFWTS; encoded by the coding sequence ATGAGCAAGACGACAGTCAAGGACGTCCCGACCGAGCGGGAACGCACCGCGGCTCCCCGGACGGCCGGCGGCAGTCGCGCCCTCGCCCTGCTGCTCGTGATCACGGGCGCGGCCGGTCTCCTTGCCGCGTGGGTCATCACGATCGACAAGTTCAAGCTCCTGGAGAACCCGAACTTCGTGCCCGGGTGCAGCCTGAACCCGGTGGTCTCCTGCGGCAACATCATGAAGAGCGACCAGGCCTCCGCCTTCGGCTTCCCGAATCCGATGCTCGGTCTCGTCGCCTACGGCATGGTGATCTGCGTCGGCATGAGCCTGCTCGCCCGCGCCACGTTCCCCCGCTGGTACTGGCTCACCTTCAACTTCGGCACGCTCTTCGGCGTCGCGTTCTGCACCTGGCTGCAGTTCCAGTCGCTGTACCGGATCAACTCGCTGTGCCTGTGGTGCAGCCTCGCCTGGGTCGCCACGATCACCATGTTCTGGTATGTGACGTCCTTCAACGTCCGCAACGGCTTCCTGCCCGCCCCGCGCTGGGCGAAGGGCTTCTTCGGCGAGTTCACCTGGGTCCTGCCCGTGCTGCACATCGGCATCATCGGCATGCTGATCCTGACCCGCTGGTGGGACTTCTGGACCAGCTGA
- the hisS gene encoding histidine--tRNA ligase: MSTFKAPKGTYDLIPPESAKYLAVREAISAPLRNSGYGYIETPGFENVELFARGVGESTDIVTKEMYAFETKGGDRLALRPEGTASVLRAALEANLHKAGNLPVKLWYSGSYYRYERPQKGRYRHFSQVGAEAIGAEDPALDAELIILADQAYRSLGLRNFRILLNSLGDKECRPVYRAALQEFLRGLDLDEETLRRAEINPLRVLDDKRDDVQKQLTGAPLLRDYLCDACKAYHEEVRDLITAAGVTFEDDPKLVRGLDYYTRTTFEFVHDGLGSQSAVGGGGRYDGLSEMIGGPALPSVGWALGVDRTVLALEAEGVELEIPASTSVFAVPLGEEARRVLFGVVTELRKFGVPADFSYGAKGLKGAMKNANRSGARYTVVAGERDLAEGVVQLKDMESGEQAAVGVGEIVAELRSRLG; this comes from the coding sequence GTGAGCACCTTCAAGGCCCCCAAGGGCACGTACGACCTGATCCCGCCGGAGAGCGCCAAGTACCTCGCGGTCCGCGAGGCCATCTCCGCGCCGCTGCGCAACTCCGGTTACGGCTACATCGAGACGCCCGGTTTCGAGAACGTCGAGCTGTTCGCCCGCGGAGTCGGCGAGTCCACCGACATCGTGACCAAGGAGATGTACGCCTTCGAGACCAAGGGCGGCGACCGACTGGCCCTGCGCCCCGAGGGCACCGCCTCCGTCCTGCGCGCGGCCCTCGAGGCCAACCTGCACAAGGCGGGCAACCTCCCCGTCAAGCTCTGGTACTCCGGCTCCTACTACCGCTACGAGCGTCCCCAGAAGGGTCGTTACCGCCACTTCTCCCAGGTGGGCGCCGAGGCGATCGGCGCCGAGGACCCGGCGCTCGACGCCGAGCTGATCATCCTGGCGGACCAGGCGTACCGCTCGCTGGGCCTGCGGAACTTCCGCATCCTGCTGAACAGCCTGGGCGACAAGGAGTGCCGCCCCGTCTACCGTGCCGCGTTGCAGGAGTTCCTGCGCGGCCTGGACCTCGACGAGGAGACGCTGCGCCGCGCGGAGATCAACCCGCTGCGCGTGCTCGACGACAAGCGGGACGACGTCCAGAAGCAGCTGACCGGCGCGCCGTTGCTGCGGGACTACCTCTGCGACGCGTGCAAGGCGTACCACGAGGAGGTGCGCGACCTGATCACCGCCGCGGGCGTCACCTTCGAGGACGACCCGAAGCTGGTGCGCGGCCTGGACTACTACACGCGCACCACGTTCGAGTTCGTGCACGACGGTCTCGGCTCGCAGTCCGCGGTGGGCGGCGGCGGCCGCTACGACGGGCTGTCCGAGATGATCGGCGGCCCCGCGCTGCCGTCCGTCGGCTGGGCCCTCGGCGTCGACCGTACGGTGCTGGCGCTGGAGGCGGAGGGCGTCGAACTCGAAATCCCCGCGTCCACCAGTGTGTTCGCGGTGCCGCTCGGGGAGGAGGCGCGCCGGGTGCTGTTCGGCGTGGTCACCGAACTGCGCAAGTTCGGCGTCCCCGCCGACTTCTCGTACGGCGCCAAGGGCCTCAAGGGCGCGATGAAGAACGCCAACCGGTCGGGTGCGCGGTACACCGTCGTGGCCGGTGAGCGTGACCTCGCCGAGGGCGTCGTGCAGCTCAAGGACATGGAGTCCGGTGAGCAGGCGGCGGTCGGCGTCGGCGAGATCGTGGCCGAACTGCGGTCGCGCCTGGGCTGA
- a CDS encoding ABC transporter permease: MTTTDVRERTATATGRLPGAWGLGLKRGALEIRQFFRQRDQVVFTFAFPVVFLFLFASIFSDDVEGAGITASQLYVPAMMAAGIMSTSFQSLGISIAIERDEKVLRRLRGTPMPPAAYFLGKIWLVLVTGALETAILLLAGTTLYDVDLPADAGKWADFAWIFVLGLTACALLGIAVSSVPKSGKSATSVVVLPFLVLQFISGVYIAIDTIPDWMLNIGALFPLKWMCQGLRGVFLPESAQVLEQTGGWEFGRVALVLGAWCVGGLLLCLLTFRWKDRRDG, encoded by the coding sequence ATGACCACGACCGACGTACGCGAACGCACCGCGACGGCGACCGGAAGACTGCCCGGCGCCTGGGGACTCGGGCTGAAGCGCGGCGCCCTGGAGATCAGGCAGTTCTTCCGGCAGCGCGACCAGGTGGTGTTCACCTTCGCCTTCCCGGTCGTCTTCCTCTTCCTGTTCGCGTCGATCTTCAGCGACGACGTGGAGGGAGCGGGCATCACGGCCTCCCAGTTGTACGTCCCGGCGATGATGGCCGCGGGCATCATGTCCACCAGTTTCCAGTCCCTGGGCATATCGATCGCGATCGAACGGGACGAGAAGGTGCTGCGCCGGCTGCGGGGCACACCGATGCCTCCGGCCGCGTACTTCCTCGGCAAGATCTGGCTGGTCCTGGTCACCGGCGCGCTGGAGACGGCGATCCTGCTCCTCGCCGGCACCACGCTGTACGACGTCGACCTGCCCGCGGACGCCGGCAAGTGGGCCGACTTCGCCTGGATCTTCGTCCTCGGCCTGACGGCCTGCGCGCTCCTCGGCATCGCGGTCAGCTCGGTCCCGAAGTCGGGCAAGAGCGCCACCTCGGTGGTCGTCCTGCCGTTCCTGGTCCTCCAGTTCATCTCCGGCGTCTACATCGCCATCGACACCATCCCGGACTGGATGCTGAACATCGGCGCGCTGTTCCCCCTCAAGTGGATGTGCCAGGGTCTGCGCGGGGTGTTCCTGCCCGAGTCGGCTCAGGTCCTGGAGCAGACCGGCGGCTGGGAGTTCGGGCGGGTCGCCCTGGTGCTGGGGGCGTGGTGCGTCGGAGGACTGCTGCTGTGCCTGCTGACGTTCCGCTGGAAGGACCGGCGCGACGGATGA
- a CDS encoding MBL fold metallo-hydrolase gives MLIAGFPAGAWGTNCYLVAPAAGEECVIIDPGHQAAQGVEEALAKHRLKPVAVILTHGHIDHVASVVPVCGAHDVPAWIHPEDRYMMSDPERALGRSIGMPLMGELTVGEPDDVRTLTDGTELKLAGLDLSVAHAPGHTKGSVTFRMPESADIPSVFFSGDLLFAGSVGRTDLPGGDMDEMLDSLGRVCLPLDDSTVVLSGHGPQTTIGQERAANPYLRQVAANRQERGADPTSAPRRGM, from the coding sequence GTGCTCATTGCCGGGTTCCCCGCCGGGGCCTGGGGGACCAACTGTTACCTGGTCGCCCCCGCCGCGGGTGAGGAGTGCGTGATCATCGACCCGGGCCATCAGGCCGCCCAGGGCGTCGAGGAAGCACTCGCCAAGCATCGGCTCAAGCCCGTCGCGGTCATCCTCACCCATGGCCACATCGACCACGTCGCCTCGGTCGTTCCCGTGTGCGGGGCGCACGACGTGCCCGCCTGGATCCACCCCGAGGACCGGTACATGATGAGCGACCCCGAGCGGGCGCTCGGCCGTTCCATCGGGATGCCGCTGATGGGCGAACTGACCGTGGGGGAGCCGGACGACGTGCGGACGCTGACCGACGGCACGGAGCTGAAGCTGGCGGGCCTCGACCTGTCCGTCGCGCACGCGCCGGGCCATACGAAGGGGTCGGTGACGTTCCGGATGCCCGAGAGCGCGGACATCCCGTCCGTGTTCTTCTCCGGGGATCTGCTCTTCGCCGGCTCCGTCGGACGCACCGACCTGCCCGGCGGCGACATGGACGAGATGCTCGACTCGCTGGGCCGTGTGTGCCTGCCGCTCGACGACTCGACCGTGGTGCTGTCCGGCCACGGCCCCCAGACGACCATCGGCCAGGAGCGCGCCGCCAACCCGTATCTGCGGCAGGTGGCGGCGAACCGCCAGGAACGCGGAGCGGACCCGACCTCCGCTCCTCGACGAGGAATGTGA